The genomic interval TTTGATCGAGTCGGAATTGTTCGGTCACGAGAAGGGCGCCTTCACCGGGGCCGTGGCCACGGTTCCGGGCAAGGTCGAATACGCGGACAAGGGCACGCTGTTTTTGGACGAGATCGGCGAGTTGCCGGTCAATCTTCAGGTCAAGTTGCTGCGTTTTCTTCAGGAAATGGTCATCCAGCGGGTCGGGGGCAGAAAGGACATCCCCGTCAACGTGCGCATCATCGCGGCCACGAACGTGGACATCGCCAGCGCCATCGCCAACGGATCGTTCCGCGAGGATCTGTACTACCGTATCGGCGTGGTCACCATCCATCTGCCGCCGCTGCGCGAACGGAACGGCGACGTGCGCATTCTGGCCGAGCACTTCCTGCGGCGCATCAGCCGGGAATTGGGCAAGGACATGGCCGGCTTCACGCCCGAGGCCCTGGCCTACCTGGAGGCCCACGCCTGGCCGGGCAATATCCGCGAACTGGAAAACAAGTTGCGCCGGGCCGTGCTGCTGGCCGAATCATCGCGGATCACGCCGGAGGAACTGGGCTTTGGCGAGGATCTTCCGACTCCGAGCGGCTTTAACCTGCTCGACAAGACCCTGAAGGAAGGGCGGGCCATGGTCGAAAAAAAGATGATCCTGGCCGCCCTGGCCAAATTCGACGGCAATATCCTCAAGGCCTCGGAAGCCTTGGGTATCAGCCGACCGACCATGTACGACCTGCTGAAGAAGCACGAGATCGAAAATTGACGGCGTGACGGGCGGGCTCGGGCAACGGCCCGCGCCCAGGCCGGAGCGCTTTCACGCCAGACCCCTCACAAATCCTTCAAGACGATATCCATGCGCAGGTCCACCCATTTGCCGTGCACCTCGTCGTCGCAGTCGGCCAGGGTGGCGGTGATGATCTTGCCCGCGTCCATGAGCCGGGCCAGGATGGGATTGGATTTGCGCGGCACGTAGCCGAGTTTTTTCCCATCCGGCGTGAAGACCTCGATGGCTAGGTCGTCGTGGGAATTGTCGGGCTGGCGCTTTAAGATCAGGGTTTTGGCTTGGCGGATGCGGTCCAGGGATTGGGGCGCGTCGTAGTAGGCCGTGCCCGCGACATGGGTGTTGATGAGGAATATATCCCGGCCAAAGGGCAGGGTCAGTTCCCCGCCGTCCACGGACACGCGCATGAGCAGGCCGGTCAGGCCGTTTTTGATGGCAATGTCGGACATCAGTGCACCTGTATCGCGCTCTTCGCCATGAGTTGGTCGCAGAGGGCGCGTAGTTCGTCGCGCCGGGCCCGCATGGCGGCCTGGGCCGAGCGCAGTTCTTCCTGTTTGGCCGCGATCCAGGCCGGGTCGCCGAGTTCCCGCTCCAGGCACAGGGGCGGGTTTTGGCGTGTTTCGGCGATGCGGCGGGTATGTTCCAGCACCAGGTGTTCCAGCCGGTCGCGCTCCTCGGTCAGGGCGTCCAGGCTGGATTGTTCGTCCACGCTCTCGCCGCGCCCGTTCCGAGCCGCGATCCACAGGGCTTCCAGGGCCGCGAGGTCGCCGGCCGCGTAGGCCGCCTGGACATGGTCCCAATACGTCTCGCGCAGGGCCGGGTCGCCCTTCATGTCCGGGTGGAGCAGAAAGCACAGGGCGCGGTAGAGTTTTTTGATTTGGAGTTCCTGATCCGGGCTCAGGTATTTGGCGTCCTTCAAAAAATCCTGGGCCGCGTCCACCTGGCGGGCCTTGTCGGCCATTTCCCGCTGCCACACGGTTTGAAGTTTGCGCACCTCGGTGTCGATGCGCTCCAGATCATCCGCCGCGACGCGTTCGCCCCGGTTGATGATCCGCATCAGGCTTTCGACGCGGAATTTCAGCTCGTTCGCCTCGACGCGCACGGCCAGCAGGGCAAGTTCAAAGCCTCCGATTTCCTTTTCGTACGTGGCCATGAGGATGGGAATGGCGTGGGCGCGCAGATGGGCCTGTTCTTCCAAAAGGTCGCCGACGCGCTGTCTGAGGTCGTCGATCTGGGCCAGCAGACGGGCGGCTTGGGGGTGGAGTTCAAGGTGCATGGCGGTTTGGATCAGGCTCCGTGCTCGGGACTTTTTGTTGAATCCAGGTACAGGGTGTCGGGACAAATGTCCTGTTCATGTGGCCAGATCACGGTTCCATCCCAAGCCTTGGCCTGTTTG from Deltaproteobacteria bacterium carries:
- a CDS encoding restriction endonuclease encodes the protein MSDIAIKNGLTGLLMRVSVDGGELTLPFGRDIFLINTHVAGTAYYDAPQSLDRIRQAKTLILKRQPDNSHDDLAIEVFTPDGKKLGYVPRKSNPILARLMDAGKIITATLADCDDEVHGKWVDLRMDIVLKDL
- a CDS encoding AAA family ATPase, whose translation is LIESELFGHEKGAFTGAVATVPGKVEYADKGTLFLDEIGELPVNLQVKLLRFLQEMVIQRVGGRKDIPVNVRIIAATNVDIASAIANGSFREDLYYRIGVVTIHLPPLRERNGDVRILAEHFLRRISRELGKDMAGFTPEALAYLEAHAWPGNIRELENKLRRAVLLAESSRITPEELGFGEDLPTPSGFNLLDKTLKEGRAMVEKKMILAALAKFDGNILKASEALGISRPTMYDLLKKHEIEN